A window of Nicotiana sylvestris chromosome 8, ASM39365v2, whole genome shotgun sequence genomic DNA:
TTTTGTtagaacccgatgaaccatgtacgaaccttgccagttgggagagaatttccccttggcttcatcttagtgtggaaagattttctttaataccagctgccccggtgtgaactgccTTGGCTTGActattttgttgaaggctctggacattctgttatgataaagttgaccatggcagactgcattcattcttttcccatctataagagctagcttcTTGTagcgactcttcacccattctgcgtcatcaaactctgcttcctgtatgattcttaaggaaggaatttccactTCGGTGGGAATGACGGCTTATGTGccataaactagcatatagggggcTGCCcaagttgatgtgcggactgtggtgcgataccccaataaagcaaatgatagcttctcgttCCACtaattatgcttctctatcattttccttagtttcttcttgatgttcttattggcggcttctacgaccctgttcatctgaggtctgtagactatagaattcttgtgcttgatcttgaaagtttcacacatagctttcatcaagtcactgttaaTATTGGAGACATTAtcggtaatgattgattctggaatcccgaatcggcaaatgatgcggtcgcagacaaagtctgccacgaacTTTCTTAGTTACCGCTCGATAGGATGttgctttgacccatttggtgaaatagtcgattgctactaggataaacctatgcccgttggaagcggcaggttcgattggtccaataatgtccattccccaagcggcgaacgaccacggtgagcttgttgcaatGAGTTCATTTGGGGATACCTTTATCATATCTACGTGTATCTAGCAGtggtggcatttctggacatactggatgcagtctgtctccatagtcatccaaaagtaactagctcggagtatcttctttgctaagaaaaaaccgttcatatgtggactgcaggttccaacatgaatttcctctaatagcctggatgcttcctttgcgtcgacacaccttaacaatccaagatcaagagtcctcctatataggattcctctgctatgaaagaaattattggacaacctccgaagcgtgcatttttgagtaggatttgcaagttctgggtatttgccttttgccaaatattccttgatatcatgaaaccaaggcttttcgtTTGCTTCTtattcaacatgggcacaataagctggctgatcatggatccttactggaatgggatcaatgaagtttttgtctggatgttgtatcattgatgatagGGTAtccaatgcatcgacgaactcgTTCTGGACTTTGGGAACATGTtagaattctgtctttgtgaacctctttctcaattcctgtacataatatagatacgagagtatcttggagttcttggtcgcccattcttctcggacttgatgtataagtaggtccgaatctctgatcactagcaactcttgaatgttcatgccaatagccatcttgagccctaggattccagcttcgtactcggccatattgttggtgcacgggaacctgagtttggcagacaccggataatgctgaccaattTCCGATACTAGGACTACTCATataccaactcctttgaaatttgccgctccatcaaagaacattctccaactgtcatatgattctacaatatcttctcctatgaatgatacctcctcgtcaggaaaatacattttcaggggttcatattctccgtccacgggatttttaataaggtgatctgctagcgcctgtcctttgattgccttctgagttacatagataatgtcaaattcgctcagtaggatttgccacttggctagtttgccagtgggcatgggcttctggaagatgtacttcaaaggatccatccttgatatgagatatgtggtataggcacagaagtaatgcctcggcttctgggctacccaagtcaaagcacaacaagtgcactctaatagagaataccaggcctcgtatggggtgaacttcttactgaggtaataaatggcctgctccttcctccccgtttcttcatgctgccccagaatgcaaccgaaagctccatccaatactgagGTAGAgtataagggtctacctggctcaggagggactaaaactggtggtgttgacaggtattccttaattctgtcaaaagctttttggtagtcatcagtccatttggtagcggcgtccttctttaacatcttaaagattggctcttagataactgtagattatgctatgaaccgactgatgtagttgagtctccccaagaaactcatcacatccttcttgttctttggcggtggcaattcttgaatatcTTTGACTTTCGATGAGTCCAATTCTAtccctcggtgactcacaatgaacccaagcaACTTTCCAGTttgaaccccaaatgcacatttcgcggggttcagttttaggttgtaccttcttagtctattgaagaacttcctcaaatcttccatgtgatcactGGCCTTCTtagacttgatgataacatcatctacgtatatctatttccttgtgtatcatatcgtggaaaatggtagtcatggccctcatgtaggtggcccctccATTCTTTAActcgaacgacatcatcttgtagcaatacATTCCCCAaggtgtaatgaaagccgttttctcagcatcttcttcatccatccagatctgatgataaccagcgaaacagtctacaaatgattgcaactcatgcttagcacaattgtcgatcatgatatgtatgtttggcaaagggaagtcgtctttcagactgacccggttgagatcccggtagtcgacacagactctaaccttcccgtccttctttggtactggcacgatgttggctaaccatgtcgggtattctactaccctaagaaccttagctttgacctgcttagtgacttcttccttgattttcagactcatgtcaggcttgaactttctgagcttttgctttaccgacgtacatgttggatcggttggtagtttgtgagccacaatagatgtactcagaccagtcatttcgtcatacgaccaggtgaatatgtcctcatattctcttaaaaattctgtgtactccttcttttctgatggcgataagtggacactgattcacatttctttaacattttctgcatctcccaagttaaccacttctgtttcgtccaggttggacttaggtctgttctcaaaattctcaacttccttaacaatctcttctggtacgtcatcttcctctgaatctatgtctgtttattgcgttgtctcattgcatgtcacaatcattggttcatcaagataagtaatagtaatgctgtataagtaaagtaataagaataataatgagtgttgattcataagaaaggtcaaaatactttgataaattgcataatcgttttgaacattgaagatcttattgcaggaattgaaaacatgtgaaaaacaaaatcttttagtaaacaaaacagtgcttgttttagccttgctaccccgaggctcgtcgagctctggttgtcctgatggtccagttattgaggtatgatcctCTACTTACAgcatgtatggaagggccttcctcccctcctcctcgagaacaacataacaatccatatcattatcttctaagaacaaattcttcactgCTGCGAGTGcttcttcttccgacccatagataacatcggctggttggaaagtctgctccaaatgcagtattggctgctccagcggataatatggaccgcaccatggtggcgaccagttgttgaattcctcccaggtgtactcatatcccagactgaaagtggtaccgtgcttcttgagttttatgggcttagtgatttCTTGGAGGTTTTTGCTAAGtcctttgccaggttcatacccactccaattcagtatactctcgatcttgttatcccaccatttgtctttgtcaacaacatttacccatttgatgtggtggtaagtctctccccCCAACTTCTTTCTCCCCtcgattgatggaatggtctggcgactgtatataagATTGCTagcgtcgccgtgaatgatcacttcctcgTGATTCCGTTCGAACTTTACTTCCTGATGCAATGTTGATGCTACGACTCCGgcaacatgaatccatggccttcccaaaaGCAAATTGTAAGATGCTGACaggtctatcacttggaaatcaacatcgaaccaagtcggtcccatttgcaaacacagactgATCTCCCCAATGGTAGACCTTTGggaaccatcgaaagctttcacgtttATGGCTCCATCCTTTCTCTCAtgcagtcccttacccaacttcttgagtgttactagtGGACACATATTGAGACTGGAACCCCTGTCGATCAGGATCCTGGTGTTGAAGTAGTCTTCGCATCGCACAGTGATGTGCAGCGTTTTGTTGTGTCctaacccttcaggtggtagctcatcctcatgaaaagtaattttgtgactttccaatacctgtccgaccatgttggccatttctccgccagtgatgttgtttggcacgtatgcttcactcagcacctttaacaaagcattcttaagtgcctcagaattttgtagcaaagcaagtatgggaATTTGTGCTAGTGTTTTGTTCAACTAgccgatgaccgagtattccttggattgtatctttctccaaagatcgtctggacctgtctcaatgatgggtgaccgattggaggcctacttgcttgactcagctaggtgtttcggggtataaactctaccagttcttgtcataccttgtGCGACAATGGTTTCCTCGCACCTACCCTTGCCTTTTCTTCTTGCCTTGGCTGTATAGTCCTATGGTATGGCCTTTATGTGGAAAGGtgtcatggttgacatcgccactggAATCAGCGCAACTGTCTTCAATCCGAACAGAGCATGTACCTCGGGTGGTAGAACAACAACTTCGAATGGTGGAGGTGCActtgctggagacacgaattcgacctcaattggcatTGGTGTCTTTGTAGATGACGTTGTTTTAAATTCCAGTGGtacagacatatttacctcggcgTCCCCAGAGGGCTGAATCCGGACCACGAtcagattaagagtaactattggcttcttcgggtcatcaccttctgcgatcaaaccGATCGACCCCTCGgaatcccaatcatcctctatttcaatcatgtgaacgcctccacacttgtggtctggcagagggttattgcagacattcggagcgggttcctttgccacgaTAATCTTTTTGTCAATCAGAGCGTGGATCTTGTCCTTCAAGGAGCGACATTCgttgatggtgtgccctttcatgtcggaatggtatgcacataaTTTGTTTGGATTaatccactgagaagggttcttaggggttatagcagggataatggtgacataaccagcaactttgagtctctcgtacgagaagggttctcaagggttatagcagggatatcggtgacataaccagtagctttgagtctctcgtacaactagtcaatgggttcagcaatggctgtatactGTTTAAGAGGTCTACGGTCaaaatttggttgaggtctagggaagttttggcgtgtaggaggtgattgatagtggtatggttgagcattgtaggcttggtaatcatgtgcaggttgggaatatctgggtgaagtaggctgatatgtgggaggtggaggtgattgataagtgggtggtagaGTTTAGTAGGAGGGTGAGGGTTcttggtagtttggagtaggctgatatgtgagtggaggcattggataggtttggtatttaataggagatttggttctctgtgcaaccattacggcccctacgtcccttttcttggatgcaCCACCAGACTGAAAGGCCTTATTAGTAGCTTGCAAAGCCTCGAGgttcgtaaccataccgcttttgatgccctcttcgaccctttcacccagcttgataatgtcagaaaatttatggttctcaatcaacatcagcctttcataataatgcgggtcctgagcccggacgaagaatttgttcatttgttcctcttctaaggcaggtctgaccttagcaacttCAGACCTCTAGCAAGTAGCATACTCACATAATGtttctgtaggtttcttctttagattttgaatgtagaacacatccggcgcattctccatgttgaacctgaacctgtctatGAAGttggatgccatgcctacccggtttgaccatttcttcggatctcggctaatgtaccaagacagtgcatctcctttcaaacttctcatgaaaagcttcatgcggattctctcgtctttccctacttcgaccagcttgtcatagtaagttctcaaatggacccttggatcccctgtaccatcaaacattttgaacttcggaggtttgtaccactcgggcagttcgacatcgggttgtatgcaaagatcctcataatttagcccttcaattcccttacttccttcaacgccttgaattcggctagtcaatttcttaagttcttctgccaggttcctgatgagcgagtttttatcatcaaactcgggtgtgcttgagatgtgTCGCgcggagtgtggcatggtctccacgtagatgggagtgttgtgatgagtgtggaagtggtcatttgtggagttcaagggTTCTGGAATGATCAGTGGAGTATTGTTagaggtatggcaggtgttgcagtggtggtaaggagagggatggttttgtggttttgggatattttgtggtggTGTAGGGTtatgagcatttgggaaattgacatctggagtggtgagggaaaatgacagatttgccagattccgaacctgatcaagtttttcttggaatttcagtagcttttgttcaagttgggatgcactttctttAGGAACCAGAgcaccatgaccatgagtgacctctacccgttcagttgagttatCCTTTCTggcattgttcaaatcttccattttccctttgttcttgtttctgacaggactaagaggaggaatgggtggagggcccctagatCTCGTAGAATAAGATGATGCTGCcaaagtgcacgaactaaccttgggggaggggaataataaacaaaagtaaaaaaacaaaaggtaacaagttagtgaggattataagaaaatgttgcaatatttaaacacataatacaagaatgtaaatcgtgtcctaatttgggaacctctttgtgcccgaggtaggcctagcgacacattgatttggagaacttagaatactaaatgcctcatttcattgaTTAAAactagacgaatcccaaatcgacactaaataacaggaaataatgtcactaatggccattggccttattacatttcttaaagcaaaagaaaactcctatctatttggtcctagaaggaccttccacagactcggcatccttggctccgtcgaacagctttcccagctggcgaagtcccagcaataggtaggctcaggctagatgtccgccttcgtttccttcagcattttggcagtccTCGACCCT
This region includes:
- the LOC138876230 gene encoding uncharacterized protein → MVGQVLESHKITFHEDELPPEGLGHNKTLHITVRCEDYFNTRILIDRGSSLNMCPLVTLKKLGKGLHERKDGAINVKAFDGSQRSTIGEISLCLQMGPTWFDVDFQVIDLSASYNLLLGRPWIHVAGVVASTLHQEVKFERNHEEVIIHGDASNLIYSRQTIPSIEGRKKLGGETYHHIKWVNVVDKDKWWDNKIESILNWSGYEPGKGLSKNLQEITKPIKLKKHDCFAGYHQIWMDEEDAEKTAFITPWGMYCYKMMSFELKNGGATYMRAMTTIFHDMIHKEIDIRR